The genome window GATGGTATTCATAGATAGGTTCCTCATCAGAGCCTGTGTTGATAAAGCCTACTACGGTTGAATCCTCATAGTCGGCGGTAAGCTCACCGATTAAGTCCATGTCGCCGTCGCCGTCCACGTCAAGGAAGCATGAGGGGAAAAGCGGAGGTAACTCCTTAAGCGCATTGCTGTCTGCGACCCATTCAGGTTCCTCTTTCGTGCCCTGGTTACGGTGAAGGATGTGGGAACCGATGTAGTTGGATTCATCGTCCTCCTTGATGATGTTTATTACGTAGTCAACAAGACCGTCTTGGCTGAAGTCTACGTATTGCAGGTGTCCATTAGAGATAGGAATATGTACGTTCCATTCCCAATAGCGGTAATGCGTATCTACTTGCCAAAGGGTGCCGTCTTCGTTCGCAGAGGAGTGATGCCTGAAGTAGGGGAATAGATAGCCGGGTCCGAAGGGGTCTTCTTGGTATTCCTGTTCAGCCACAGCCAACTCAGGTATTCCATCGGCATCAAGGTCGGCTGCGGCTGGATAGTGCCCCAGAATTCCTCCCCAAACGATGGGCCGTGCGTCGTAAGCGATTCCTTCGGACGTAAGTCTGCCTGGGATGTAGTGATAGCCTTCGTCCCAATCATATCCGGGGTAGATGATATCCTCAACCCCGTCTTGGTTCCAATCGAGGATTTCAAGTTCCTTTATCTCGTTTCTTAAAAAGAGGTGAATGGTGTCCCATTCAGGGGAGAGGGCAGAACCCTTATTGTGCCAGACAGTGAAGTACACCCAATCTGGACGAGGGTCGACAGCAAGCCATTCTCCTGTCAGTACATCCCAGACACCATCTTTGTCCCAGTCTATCCATTGAAGCGCGGGCAGCGCTGGCCAGTATCCGAAGTAGGAGCTATCGAGTTCCCATGATGGCTTCTCGGGAGTGCCGGCATTCCACCACAAGGCTGGTAGTGGGGAATCCTCCTCTACCCACATATACCCCATCATATCCAGATCTCCATCCTCGTCTATGTCGGCAAAGTCGGGTCTTATGACCCACTCCTTGTCAAAGAGTGTGGTGTCAAGTTCCCATAGAGGTTCGCCTGGCTTTCCCTTGTTAACAAAGACGAACATGAGGCGAGACCAGCCCTTCTCCATCGAGATCACGATTTCATCTCTTCCGTCTGCATTAAGATCGCCTACCCCTAAGGAATGTATCACTCCTTGAAGAGGTGGTTCAAAAACGATTCCGTTAAGAAGTTCCTGGTTCGCCTTCCATTGTCTGCCTCTGGAGGTAAGGATATTCTCGAATGCTTCGAGGGAATCACCGAACTCCTTGCCAAGGCGTATCATATCTTCATCGCCGTCAAGGTCCACATCCACGAACTCCAGTTGTTGTTGGTTAAAGGTAAGCCCCAGGCTTATACGCTCGGTCTCGTCGACCCAGTACCACTGCGGCTGGGCCGAAAAAAGGGTCAGAAACACAAAGATGAACATATACACCTCCTTTTGTCCATCTAAATATCATAACTTAGGAGAAGTAATTGTCAAGTCTGCGCATTGCCTCATCAAAAATCCACCTGACCGAAGGATGACGCTTGCGGAATAACATGTCTGGTTGCCTCACGTAAAAATCCACATGAACGTGGATCAGAGTATGATCGTTTCCATTAAGAACAAGAAAAGGAGGCGGTCATATGGCACTGTACCCTATGAGTGCACCAGGCACTCAAGGGGCACGCTGACGTTAAGAGAAAGGAGAGCGGTGATTAAGGAAACAGTAGGACGCTATCAGAGGGCTAGGAAGAGGGAGAAAACAAAGATACTGGATGAGTTTGTGGTCTTGACCGGCTACACCAGGCATCATGCTTGTTGGGTCTTGAGGACGTGGGGCAAGCGCAGCCCTCCCAAGCATACCAGGAGAAGACGCCGTATCTACGATCACAAGGTATTTGTGGCACTCAGGGAGGTATGGCTTATCTGTGACTCGATCTGCGGCAAGCGACTGGCTCCGTATCTTAAGGAGATAGTGCCTATTCTTATTCGCCACAAGGAGTTGACTGTAAACACCGAGACTGCCGAAAAGCTTACAAGGATAAGTGCTGCAACCATAGACAGACTACTTGCGCCGGAGAGGAAGAAGTACAATACAAAGCCCAGATTGAGGTCTGAGAGTTCGCTTCTTAACCGGATACCACTAAAGACCTTCTCTGAGTGGGACAGAACTAAGCCTGGTCATCTACAGGTGGATCTGGTGGAGCACAACGGGGGGACCACTAGAGGCGAATACACCTGCAGCCTGGTTATGACGGACCCCTGCAGCGGCTGGACCGAGGTTCGTGCGGTTCGCAACAAGGCTCAGGTGTGGGTGTTTGAGGCATTGCAGTACAGCCTTGGCCGTATCCCCTTCCAAATAGATGGGCTGCACTCTGACGGCGGCTCCGAGTTCATCAACGACCATCTGGAAAAGTACTGTGAGAAAGAAGGGATAACCTTTACCCACTCCCGCCCCTACAAGAAGAACGACAACTTCTGCGTAGAGCAGAAGAACGGTAACATAGTGCGCAGGACTGTAGGTTATGGCAGATACAGAGGTGAAAGTGCTTTGAAGGTGCTGAACGAGCTGTACGAAGTTCTCAGAGTATACGTGAACTACTTTCAGCCGGTGATGAAGCTTGTGGAGAAGACCAGAATAGGCAGCAGGGTCACCAAGCGCTATGATAAGGCGAGAACCCCCTTTAAGCAATTACTGGAGTGTGAGCAGATAGAAAAAGAGGCAAAGCAAGTGTTGAGTGAACAGTACAGAAGCTTAAATCCTGCTGAACTGAAGAGGAAGATTACATGTTATCAGCAGCAGCTATTCAGATATCTACCCAGGAGAAGAACGAGGGACAAATCAGGACTGGACAGCGTGAAGATTTACTCCGCAAGCGTCGTCCTTCGGTCAGGTAGAATTTAAATGAGGCAACAGGTATTCATTTCAAGTGGATTCTTATGTGAGGCAACAGGGTCTGACGTGGGATACTCGGGGAGTTTTGATTGGGGTCCCCACGAGGTCGCGAAGCAAAGACGTGGGGTAAATAAAGGGGGTCCCCGAGAAGTTACGTCGTAACTTCTCGGGGCTTAATAGCGCTATGGGGATTCGAACCCCAGTCTCCTGGCTGAGAACCAGGTGTCCTAGGCCGGACTAGACGATAGCGCCACAAGGCCAATTCTATCCACAAGGCTTGATTTGTCAAGCTTAAGACCTATAGGGATGTGCAGTGGAAGATCGCGTGTTACGCTTGGACGGTCTTGACAACTGCCGAAAATTAATTATCTTTAGGGGGCTTGCAAGATGCGTATTTTCGTGTAAACTCTTGAGTGTGGAATGCAGGTCGCTAATTTTATGGAGGAGATAAGTCGGATATACCGCCTTTGTGGTGGCGGTAGAAAGAAATTTTAAGGAGGCATCATGAAGTTTGCGTGGAAACTCCTTCCACTTCTCCTTATCGCAGGGTTGTTCACTGTGGGTTACGCCGCGAAGCGAGGCGAACGTTCGAACGGACGACCCTCTGATGAACCCTTCTTATTGGTGGTTGGAATCGTTCCAGGCAGTATGGCCGATCAGGTGGGTATCAAGGAAGGCGATATCTTGCGTTCCTATGATGGGAACTGGGTCCAGTCCATAGAGGAGCTGGAAGCGGTAAAGAAGCTGGCCGTGGATTCGGTCGAGGTTATCTTTGACCGCGGCGAGGAAACCCTGAGCTTCATCTTTCCTCCGGGTCAGATGGGACTCTACCTCGAGCAACAACTGCCTGAGCTTGAATACACGTCGGATGCGGTTCTGCTACAGGGAATAGGACCCTTGGATGAGAAAGAAGGGATGAATAACTCATTTATTCTCTCGCTTGCCCGGACAGCGAACTACCTCAAGGATACGCTTGACTATACCATGCTAATGGGGCTTTCTGGGGCAGCTTTTCGTCTTCAGATGCACCATAACTGGGATATCTCGGCAGTTCTCGCTTCCGAAGGGTACCGCTGTGATCTTGTAGCCTTGGGGGCCTTGGGTTATGAGTACCGATACCTCGAGTTAGAGGAGAACATGCGCAACGTTGAAGCCGTGCGTGATGCTATAA of candidate division TA06 bacterium B3_TA06 contains these proteins:
- a CDS encoding integrase, with protein sequence MPHVKIHMNVDQSMIVSIKNKKRRRSYGTVPYECTRHSRGTLTLRERRAVIKETVGRYQRARKREKTKILDEFVVLTGYTRHHACWVLRTWGKRSPPKHTRRRRRIYDHKVFVALREVWLICDSICGKRLAPYLKEIVPILIRHKELTVNTETAEKLTRISAATIDRLLAPERKKYNTKPRLRSESSLLNRIPLKTFSEWDRTKPGHLQVDLVEHNGGTTRGEYTCSLVMTDPCSGWTEVRAVRNKAQVWVFEALQYSLGRIPFQIDGLHSDGGSEFINDHLEKYCEKEGITFTHSRPYKKNDNFCVEQKNGNIVRRTVGYGRYRGESALKVLNELYEVLRVYVNYFQPVMKLVEKTRIGSRVTKRYDKARTPFKQLLECEQIEKEAKQVLSEQYRSLNPAELKRKITCYQQQLFRYLPRRRTRDKSGLDSVKIYSASVVLRSGRI